One genomic region from Gossypium hirsutum isolate 1008001.06 chromosome D13, Gossypium_hirsutum_v2.1, whole genome shotgun sequence encodes:
- the LOC107944170 gene encoding uncharacterized protein, protein MAIPAFQGRSDPEAYLEWEKKVELVFECHNYSESKKVKLAAIEFSDYAIIWWDQLTMSRRRNGERPVSTWAEMKAIMRKRFIPAYYHRELYQKLQSLTQGQRSVEDYYKEMEVAMIRADVEEDREATMARFLAGLNRDIANIVELHHYVEVIDMVHMAIKVEKQLKRKGTSRTFSNTSSMPRWGQGTNKRDIPSRNKEVSGATKFNKPIAETSKGKMEAQPSRSRDIKCFKCLGRGHIASQCPNRNVMFVRDDGEIESESEQEKEAIEQTEDEEDVEQAENGEILVVKRSLTFCTNVASSMMVEKLGLATIKHPHPYKLQWLNDGGELKVTKQVLISFTIGKYQDEVMCDVVLMHAGHLLLGRPWQFDKRAIHDGYTNRYSFKHMGRMVTLAPLSPKQVYEDQLKMRSSIEKSKEIEREQKNEKNKEKSEEKKKNKKMSDKKRWRMCVDCRAINKITIKYRHPIPRLDDMLDELSGASLFSKIDLKSGYHQIRMREGDEWKTAFKTKHGLYEWLVMPFGLTNAPSTFMRLMNHVLRPFIGRFCVVYFDDILVYSKNLDDHVLHLKAVLEVLRKETLYANLKKCEFCTNKVVFLGFVVSSEGLEVDQEKVKAIQEWPRPTNVSQVRIIRKNSNFVWGEEQEKSFLKIKDCLTHAPLLALPNFDKTFELECDASGLGIGAVLMQDGRPIAYFSEKLNGAVLNYPTYDKELYSLIRALETWQHYLWPKEFVIHTDHESLKYLKGQHKLNKRHAKWVEFLESFPYVIKYKKESHSGGLMGAIHSATKFSPFEIVYGFNPLTPLDLMPLPSNQFVHVDGKRKADFVKQLHQRVRENIEARTKNYEQHANKGRKRVVFEPGDWVWLHMRKERFPMQRRSKLLPRGDGPFQVLERINDNSYKLDLPDSDFRTNRSEEEGNDVSLPTNQMENEQEAINLPIGPITRARAKRFKVAILALVERIEE, encoded by the exons atggcgattcctgcttttcaaggaagatcggatcccgaggcctatcttgaatgggagaagaaggtggaattagttttcgagtgccacaattactcagaaagcaaaaaggtgaagttagctgctatagaattctccgactatgccataatatggtgggatcaactcacgatgagccgaagacgcaatggagaacgtcccgtgtctacatgggcggaaatgaaagcaataatgagaaagcgttttattcctgcttactatcaccgggagttgtatcaaaagctccaaagcttaactcaaggccaacgaagcgtggaggattattacaaagaaatggaagtggccatgatccgcgccgatgtggaggaagatcgagaagccaccatggctcgatttctcgccggccttaaccgagatatcgcaaatatcgtcgaactacaccactatgttgaggttattgatatggtccatatggccataaaggtcgaaaaacaactaaaaagaaaaggtacgtcacgaactttctctaacacctcttctatgcctaggtgggggcaagggaccaacaaacgtgacataccaagccgaaacaaagaagtaagtggtgccaccaagttcaacaaaccgattgccgaaacgagtaaaggaaagatggaagcccaaccaagtcgatctcgagacataaaatgtttcaaatgccttggaaggggccacatcgcgagccaatgtccaaatcggaatgtgatgtttgttcgagacgatggcgagattgaatctgaaagtgaacaagagaaggaggccattgaacaaaccgaagatgaagaagatgttgaacaagccgaaaatggagaaatattggtggtgaagagaagccttacttt ttgtacaaatgtggcaagttcaatgatggtggagaaactcggattggccaccattaaacatccccatccgtataaactccaatggcttaacgatggtggagaattgaaggtaacgaagcaagtgttgatttcgtttacaattgggaagtatcaagatgaagttatgtgtgacgtcgtactaatgcatgcggggcatcttcttttggggcggccttggcaattcgacaagcgagcgattcatgacggatatacaaaccgatactctttcaaacacatgggacgaatggtgacgttagctccactatcaccgaaacaagtgtatgaagatcaactcaaaatgaggagttcgattgaaaaatcaaaagaaatcgagagagagcaaaaaaatgaaaagaataaagaaaagagtgaagaaaagaagaaaaacaaaaagatgagtgataaaaaaag gtggaggatgtgcgtggactgccgtgctataaacaagataactatcaagtatcgtcatcctataccacgattggatgatatgcttgacgagctaagtggcgcaagtctgttttcaaaaattgatcttaagagtggttatcaccaaatacggatgcgtgagggtgatgaatggaagactgcgtttaaaacgaagcatgggctttacgaatggctcgttatgccatttggcttaacgaacgccccaagcacgttcatgaggcttatgaatcacgttctaagaccttttattggtagattttgcgtcgtatacttcgatgatatattagtttatagtaaaaatttagatgatcatgttttacatttgaaggctgtcttggaagtattgaggaaagaaactttgtatgctaatttaaagaaatgtgaattttgcactaacaaggttgtgtttttaggtttcgttgttagttcggagggccttgaagtcgatcaagagaaggtcaaggcgatccaagaatggccccgtccgacgaatgtctcccaagtccgaa ttattcgtaagaattccaacttcgtttggggagaggaacaagaaaaatcctttttgaaaattaaagattgtctaactcatgcaccgttattagctttgcctaattttgataaaaccttcgagttagaatgtgatgcctcaggtttaggcattggagccgtgttgatgcaagatggacggcctattgcctattttagcgagaaactcaatggtgccgtcttaaactatccgacttatgacaaggagctctattcgttgattcgagcattagagacgtggcaacactatctttggcccaaagaattcgtcatacataccgatcacgaatccttgaagtacttaaagggtcaacacaagttgaataagcggcatgctaagtgggtagaatttctcgaatcttttccatatgttattaaatataaaaaag aatctcatagtggaggattaatggg agctattcactcagctaccaaattttctccttttgaaatcgtttatggtttcaatccgttaacaccattagatttaatgccattgccttctaaccaatttgtgcatgtagatggaaagcgtaaagctgatttcgtcaagcaattgcaccaacgagttcgagaaaacattgaggcaaggaccaagaactatgaacaacatgctaacaaaggtcgtaaacgagttgtgttcgagccgggagattgggtgtggttgcatatgcgcaaggaaagatttcctatgcaacgacgatctaaactacttccgagaggggatggaccgtttcaagtccttgaacgaattaatgacaattcttataaattggacttgcctg attccgatttcaggacaaatcgttctgaagaggaggggaatgatgtgagcttgcctacgaaccaaatggagaacgaacaagaagctattaatctgcccattggtccaataacgcgagctagagctaaacgatttaaagttgctattttagcattggtggaacggattgaggaa